Proteins co-encoded in one Gossypium arboreum isolate Shixiya-1 chromosome 11, ASM2569848v2, whole genome shotgun sequence genomic window:
- the LOC108474211 gene encoding mevalonate kinase isoform X1, producing the protein MEVTARAPGKIILAGEHAVVHGYTAVASSIDLYTVVSLRLRSEDEDTVKLKLNDIGLDFSWSVGRIKEVLSHLGSPFSSTPTSCSLETIKSLATLVDEQSFPETKIGLASGVYAFLWLYTSILGFKPATVTVSSELPVGAGLGSSAAYCVSLSAALLALSDSVKLDVSQKGWSTFKETEAELVNKWAFEGEKIIHGRPSGVDNSVSTFGNVIKFKSGVMTRVDSNMPLKMLITNTKVGRDTKALVANVSARKSRHPDAMCSVLNAIEAISDEWSTIIQSHAVDDLYLSANEEKLGELMEMNQGLLLSIGVSHASIENVLQTSMKYKLASKLTGAGGGGCVLTLLPTHISGEVIDKLVEELGSFGFQCFSAGIGGKGVQISFDHSS; encoded by the exons atggaGGTAACTGCCAGAGCTCCAGGGAAGATCATTCTCGCCGGTGAACATGCTGTGGTTCATGGATATACTGCCGTTGCTTCCTCCATTGATCTCTACACTGTTGTCTCTCTTCGTCTTCGTTCTG AAGACGAAGATACAGTAAAACTTAAGCTCAATGACATTGGATTAGACTTTTCATGGTCAGTCGGAAGAATCAAGGAAGTGCTATCTCACTTAGGTTCTCCATTTTCTTCGACACCCACATCATGCTCATTGGAGACCATTAAATCTCTCGCCACTCTTGTTGATGAGCAAAGTTTCCCCGAGACAAAGATTGGACTTGCTTCTGGGGTTTATGCATTTCTTTGGTTGTACACCTCTATATTGGG GTTTAAGCCGGCTACAGTCACCGTTTCTTCTGAACTTCCTGTGGGTGCGGGTCTGGGTTCATCGGCTGCATATTGTGTTTCACTCTCAGCAGCTCTATTAGCTCTTTCAGATTCCGTGAAATTGGACGTAAGCCAAAAAGGATGGTCTACGTTTAAGGAGACTGAGGCTGAATTGGTGAATAAGTGGGCTTTCGAAGGGGAGAAGATAATTCACGGAAGACCCTCTGGAGTTGACAACTCAGTTAGCACATTTG GAAATGTGATCAAATTCAAATCTGGTGTTATGACCCGCGTCGATTCCAATATGCCACTGAAAATGCTCATTACCAACACAAAAGTCGGGAGGGATACAAAGGCTTTGGTTGCTAATGTTTCGGCAAGGAAATCAAGGCATCCTGATGCCATGTGTTCCGTGTTAAATGCCATTGAAGCCATCAGTGATGAATGGTCTACCATCATCCAGTCGCATGCTGTGGATGATCTATATTTATCTGCCAATGAAGAGAAGCTCGGAGAATTAATGGAAATGAATCAGGGTTTGCTCCTCTCTATAGGTGTTAGCCATGCATCGATAGAAAATGTTCTTCAGACATCAATGAAGTATAAGCTAGCTTCCAAGCTGACCGGAGCTGGTGGCGGAGGTTGCGTGCTAACACTCTTGCCAACCC ATATATCAGGAGAAGTCATCGATAAGCTAGTGGAAGAGCTCGGATCATTCGGTTTCCAGTGTTTCTCAGCCGGAATTGGTGGTAAAGGTGTTCAAATTTCCTTTGATCATTCTTCCTAA
- the LOC108474211 gene encoding mevalonate kinase isoform X2 — MEVTARAPGKIILAGEHAVVHGYTAVASSIDLYTVVSLRLRSDEDTVKLKLNDIGLDFSWSVGRIKEVLSHLGSPFSSTPTSCSLETIKSLATLVDEQSFPETKIGLASGVYAFLWLYTSILGFKPATVTVSSELPVGAGLGSSAAYCVSLSAALLALSDSVKLDVSQKGWSTFKETEAELVNKWAFEGEKIIHGRPSGVDNSVSTFGNVIKFKSGVMTRVDSNMPLKMLITNTKVGRDTKALVANVSARKSRHPDAMCSVLNAIEAISDEWSTIIQSHAVDDLYLSANEEKLGELMEMNQGLLLSIGVSHASIENVLQTSMKYKLASKLTGAGGGGCVLTLLPTHISGEVIDKLVEELGSFGFQCFSAGIGGKGVQISFDHSS, encoded by the exons atggaGGTAACTGCCAGAGCTCCAGGGAAGATCATTCTCGCCGGTGAACATGCTGTGGTTCATGGATATACTGCCGTTGCTTCCTCCATTGATCTCTACACTGTTGTCTCTCTTCGTCTTCGTTCTG ACGAAGATACAGTAAAACTTAAGCTCAATGACATTGGATTAGACTTTTCATGGTCAGTCGGAAGAATCAAGGAAGTGCTATCTCACTTAGGTTCTCCATTTTCTTCGACACCCACATCATGCTCATTGGAGACCATTAAATCTCTCGCCACTCTTGTTGATGAGCAAAGTTTCCCCGAGACAAAGATTGGACTTGCTTCTGGGGTTTATGCATTTCTTTGGTTGTACACCTCTATATTGGG GTTTAAGCCGGCTACAGTCACCGTTTCTTCTGAACTTCCTGTGGGTGCGGGTCTGGGTTCATCGGCTGCATATTGTGTTTCACTCTCAGCAGCTCTATTAGCTCTTTCAGATTCCGTGAAATTGGACGTAAGCCAAAAAGGATGGTCTACGTTTAAGGAGACTGAGGCTGAATTGGTGAATAAGTGGGCTTTCGAAGGGGAGAAGATAATTCACGGAAGACCCTCTGGAGTTGACAACTCAGTTAGCACATTTG GAAATGTGATCAAATTCAAATCTGGTGTTATGACCCGCGTCGATTCCAATATGCCACTGAAAATGCTCATTACCAACACAAAAGTCGGGAGGGATACAAAGGCTTTGGTTGCTAATGTTTCGGCAAGGAAATCAAGGCATCCTGATGCCATGTGTTCCGTGTTAAATGCCATTGAAGCCATCAGTGATGAATGGTCTACCATCATCCAGTCGCATGCTGTGGATGATCTATATTTATCTGCCAATGAAGAGAAGCTCGGAGAATTAATGGAAATGAATCAGGGTTTGCTCCTCTCTATAGGTGTTAGCCATGCATCGATAGAAAATGTTCTTCAGACATCAATGAAGTATAAGCTAGCTTCCAAGCTGACCGGAGCTGGTGGCGGAGGTTGCGTGCTAACACTCTTGCCAACCC ATATATCAGGAGAAGTCATCGATAAGCTAGTGGAAGAGCTCGGATCATTCGGTTTCCAGTGTTTCTCAGCCGGAATTGGTGGTAAAGGTGTTCAAATTTCCTTTGATCATTCTTCCTAA